In the Ursus arctos isolate Adak ecotype North America unplaced genomic scaffold, UrsArc2.0 scaffold_19, whole genome shotgun sequence genome, one interval contains:
- the HNRNPUL1 gene encoding heterogeneous nuclear ribonucleoprotein U-like protein 1 isoform X2, with protein MDVRRLKVNELREELQRRGLDTRGLKAELAERLQAALEAEEPDDERELEADDEPGRPGHNNEEVETEGGSELEGTAQPPPSGLQPHPEPGGYSGPDGHYVMDNITRQNQFYESQVIKQENESGYERRPLEMEQQQAYRPEVKTEMKQEPPASFLPPEASQLKPDRQQFQSRKRPYEENRGRGYFEHREDRRGRSPQPPAEEDEDDFDDTLVAIDTYNCDLHFKVARDRSSGYPLTIEGFAYLWSGARASYGVRRGRVCFEMKINEEISVKHLPSTEPDPHVVRIGWSLDSCSTQLGEEPFSYGYGGTGKKSTNSRFENYGDKFAENDVIGCFADFECGNDVELSFTKNGKWMGIAFRIQKEALGGQALYPHVLVKNCAVEFNFGQRAEPYCSVLPGFTFIQHLPLSERIRGTVGPKSKAECEILMMVGLPAAGKTTWAIKHAASNPSKKYNILGTNAIMDKMRVMGLRRQRNYAGRWDVLIQQATQCLNRLIQIAARKKRNYILDQTNVYGSAQRRKMRPFEGFQRKAIVICPTDEDLKDRTIKRTDEEGKDVPDHAVLEMKANFTLPDVGDFLDEVLFIELQREEADKLVRQYNEEGRKAGPPPEKRFDNRGGGGFRGRGGGGGFQRYDNRGPPGGNRGGFQNRGGGSGGGGNYRGGFNRSGGGGYNQNRWGNNSRDNNNSNNRGSYNRAPQQQPPPQQPPPPQPPPQQPPPPPSYSPARNPPGASSYNKNSNIPGSSANTSTPTVSSYSPPQPSYSQPPYNQGGYSQGYTAPPPPPPPPPAYNYGSYGGYNPAPYTPPPPPTAQTYPQPSYNQYQQYAQQWNQYYQNQGQWPPYYGNYDYGSYSGNTQGGTSTQ; from the exons ATGGATGTGCGCCGTCTGAAGGTGAACGAACTTCGCGAGGAGCTGCAGCGCCGCGGCCTGGACACTCGCGGCCTCAAGGCCGAGCTTGCTGAGCGGCTGCAGGCGGCGCTGGAGGCCGAGGAGCCCGACGACGAGCGGGAGCTCGAGGCCGACGACGAACCGGGGCGACCCGGGCACAACAACGAGGAGGTCGAGACCGAGGGGGGCTCCGAGCTGGAGGGGACCGCGCAGCCACCGCCGTCCGGGCTGCAGCCGCACCCGGAGCCTGGCGGCTACTCGGGGCCGGACGGACATT atgtcATGGACAATATTACCAGGCAAAACCAATTCTATGAGAGCCAGGTCATCAAGCAAGAGAACGAGTCTGGCTACGAGAGGAGACCGCTGGAAATGGAGCAGCAGCAGGCCTATCGCCCAG AAGTGAAGACAGAGATGAAGCAAGAACCACCTGCCAGCTTCCTCCCGCCCGAAGCATCTCAACTCAAGCCAGACAGACAGCAATTCCAGAGTCGCAAGAGGCCTTATGAAGAAAACCGGGGACGGGGGTACTTCGAGCACCGAGAGGATAGGAG GGGCCGCTCTCCTCAACCTCCTGCTGAAGAGGATGAAGATGACTTTGACGACACTCTTGTTGCCATCGACACAT ATAACTGCGATCTCCACTTCAAGGTGGCCCGAGACCGGAGTAGTGGCTACCCTCTCACAATTGAGGGCTTTGCCTATCTGTGGTCAGGAGCCCGTGCCAGCTACGGAGTCAGAAGGGGCCGTGTGTGCTTCGAGATGAAG ATCAATGAGGAAATCTCCGTGAAGCACCTTCCTTCCACAGAGCCCGACCCGCACGTCGTCCGTATCGGCTGGTCCCTGGACTCCTGCAGCACGCAGCTGG GCGAAGAGCCTTTCTCCTACGGCTACGGAGGCACTGGGAAGAAGTCCACCAACAGCCGGTTTGAGAACTATGGAGACAAGTTTGCAGAGAATGACGTGATTGGCTGCTTTGCG GACTTTGAATGTGGAAATGATGTGGAACTCTCCTTCACCAAGAATGGGAAGTGGATGGGCATTGCCTTCCGAATCCAGAAGGAAGCCTTGGGGGGTCAAGCCCTCTACCCTCATGTCCTGGTGAAGAATTGTGCGGTGGAGTTCAACTTTGGGCAGCGGGCAGAGCCCTACTGTTCTGTCCTCCCAGGCTTCACTTTTATCCAGCACCTTCCCCTGAGTGAACGGATCCGGGGCACTGTCGGACCAAAGAGCAAGGCAGAGTGTGAG ATTCTGATGATGGTGGGCCTGCCCGCTGCCGGTAAGACCACATGGGCCATCAAACATGCAGCTTCCAACCCCTCCAAGAAGTACAACATTCTGGGTACCAATGCCATCATGGATAAAATGCGG GTGATGGGCCTACGCCGGCAGCGGAACTATGCCGGCCGCTGGGACGTCCTGATCCAGCAGGCCACCCAGTGCCTCAACCGCCTCATCCAGATTGCTGCCCGCAAGAAGCGCAACTATATCCTAGATCAG ACAAATGTTTATGGGTCAGCCCAGAGACGAAAAATGAGACCATTTGAAGGCTTCCAGCGCAAAGCCATTGTAATTTGTCCCACTGATGAGGACCTAAAAGACCGGACAATAAAGCGAACCGACGAGGAAGGGAAGGATGTCCCAGATCACGCAGTCCTAGAAATGAAAG CCAACTTCACATTGCCAGACGTCGGGGACTTCCTGGACGAGGTGCTGTTCATTGAGCTGCAGCGGGAAGAAGCAGACAAGTTGGTGAGACAGTACAACGAGGAAGGTCGCAAGGCTGGGCCACCCCCTGAAAAGCGCTTTGACAACCGAGGCGGTGGTGGCTTCCGGGGCCGCGGGGGTGGTGGCGGCTTCCAGCGCTATGACAACAGAGGCCCACCAGGGGGGAACCGAGGAGGCTTCCAGAACCGAGGGGGCGGCAGCGGTGGAGGAGGCAACTACCGAGGAG GCTTCAACCGCAGCGGAGGTGGTGGCTACAACCAGAACCGCTGGGGTAACAACAGCCGGGATAACAACAACTCTAACAACCGAGGCAGCTACAACCGGGCTCCCCAGCAACAGCCGCCACCCCAGCAGCCGCCACCGCCGCAGCCACCACCCCAGCAGCCGCCACCACCACCCAGCTACAGCCCTGCTCGGAACCCACCGGGGGCCAGCAGCTACAACAAGAATAGCAACATCCCCGGCTCAAGCGCCAATACCAGCACCCCCACTGTCAGCAGCTACAGCCCTCCACAG CCGAGTTACAGCCAGCCACCCTACAACCAGGGAGGTTACAGCCAGGGCTACACAGCCCcgccacctccacctccaccaccacctgcCTACAACTATGGGAGCTATGGCGGCTACAACCCGGCTCCTTAcaccccgccgccgccccccaccgCACAGACCTACCCTCAGCCCAGCTATAACCAGTATCAGCAG TATGCCCAGCAGTGGAACCAGTACTATCAGAACCAGGGCCAGTGGCCACCATACTACGGGAACTACGACTACGGGAGCTACTCCGGGAACACACAGGGAGGCACAAGCACACAGTAG
- the HNRNPUL1 gene encoding heterogeneous nuclear ribonucleoprotein U-like protein 1 isoform X1 translates to MDVRRLKVNELREELQRRGLDTRGLKAELAERLQAALEAEEPDDERELEADDEPGRPGHNNEEVETEGGSELEGTAQPPPSGLQPHPEPGGYSGPDGHYVMDNITRQNQFYESQVIKQENESGYERRPLEMEQQQAYRPVEVKTEMKQEPPASFLPPEASQLKPDRQQFQSRKRPYEENRGRGYFEHREDRRGRSPQPPAEEDEDDFDDTLVAIDTYNCDLHFKVARDRSSGYPLTIEGFAYLWSGARASYGVRRGRVCFEMKINEEISVKHLPSTEPDPHVVRIGWSLDSCSTQLGEEPFSYGYGGTGKKSTNSRFENYGDKFAENDVIGCFADFECGNDVELSFTKNGKWMGIAFRIQKEALGGQALYPHVLVKNCAVEFNFGQRAEPYCSVLPGFTFIQHLPLSERIRGTVGPKSKAECEILMMVGLPAAGKTTWAIKHAASNPSKKYNILGTNAIMDKMRVMGLRRQRNYAGRWDVLIQQATQCLNRLIQIAARKKRNYILDQTNVYGSAQRRKMRPFEGFQRKAIVICPTDEDLKDRTIKRTDEEGKDVPDHAVLEMKANFTLPDVGDFLDEVLFIELQREEADKLVRQYNEEGRKAGPPPEKRFDNRGGGGFRGRGGGGGFQRYDNRGPPGGNRGGFQNRGGGSGGGGNYRGGFNRSGGGGYNQNRWGNNSRDNNNSNNRGSYNRAPQQQPPPQQPPPPQPPPQQPPPPPSYSPARNPPGASSYNKNSNIPGSSANTSTPTVSSYSPPQPSYSQPPYNQGGYSQGYTAPPPPPPPPPAYNYGSYGGYNPAPYTPPPPPTAQTYPQPSYNQYQQYAQQWNQYYQNQGQWPPYYGNYDYGSYSGNTQGGTSTQ, encoded by the exons ATGGATGTGCGCCGTCTGAAGGTGAACGAACTTCGCGAGGAGCTGCAGCGCCGCGGCCTGGACACTCGCGGCCTCAAGGCCGAGCTTGCTGAGCGGCTGCAGGCGGCGCTGGAGGCCGAGGAGCCCGACGACGAGCGGGAGCTCGAGGCCGACGACGAACCGGGGCGACCCGGGCACAACAACGAGGAGGTCGAGACCGAGGGGGGCTCCGAGCTGGAGGGGACCGCGCAGCCACCGCCGTCCGGGCTGCAGCCGCACCCGGAGCCTGGCGGCTACTCGGGGCCGGACGGACATT atgtcATGGACAATATTACCAGGCAAAACCAATTCTATGAGAGCCAGGTCATCAAGCAAGAGAACGAGTCTGGCTACGAGAGGAGACCGCTGGAAATGGAGCAGCAGCAGGCCTATCGCCCAG TAGAAGTGAAGACAGAGATGAAGCAAGAACCACCTGCCAGCTTCCTCCCGCCCGAAGCATCTCAACTCAAGCCAGACAGACAGCAATTCCAGAGTCGCAAGAGGCCTTATGAAGAAAACCGGGGACGGGGGTACTTCGAGCACCGAGAGGATAGGAG GGGCCGCTCTCCTCAACCTCCTGCTGAAGAGGATGAAGATGACTTTGACGACACTCTTGTTGCCATCGACACAT ATAACTGCGATCTCCACTTCAAGGTGGCCCGAGACCGGAGTAGTGGCTACCCTCTCACAATTGAGGGCTTTGCCTATCTGTGGTCAGGAGCCCGTGCCAGCTACGGAGTCAGAAGGGGCCGTGTGTGCTTCGAGATGAAG ATCAATGAGGAAATCTCCGTGAAGCACCTTCCTTCCACAGAGCCCGACCCGCACGTCGTCCGTATCGGCTGGTCCCTGGACTCCTGCAGCACGCAGCTGG GCGAAGAGCCTTTCTCCTACGGCTACGGAGGCACTGGGAAGAAGTCCACCAACAGCCGGTTTGAGAACTATGGAGACAAGTTTGCAGAGAATGACGTGATTGGCTGCTTTGCG GACTTTGAATGTGGAAATGATGTGGAACTCTCCTTCACCAAGAATGGGAAGTGGATGGGCATTGCCTTCCGAATCCAGAAGGAAGCCTTGGGGGGTCAAGCCCTCTACCCTCATGTCCTGGTGAAGAATTGTGCGGTGGAGTTCAACTTTGGGCAGCGGGCAGAGCCCTACTGTTCTGTCCTCCCAGGCTTCACTTTTATCCAGCACCTTCCCCTGAGTGAACGGATCCGGGGCACTGTCGGACCAAAGAGCAAGGCAGAGTGTGAG ATTCTGATGATGGTGGGCCTGCCCGCTGCCGGTAAGACCACATGGGCCATCAAACATGCAGCTTCCAACCCCTCCAAGAAGTACAACATTCTGGGTACCAATGCCATCATGGATAAAATGCGG GTGATGGGCCTACGCCGGCAGCGGAACTATGCCGGCCGCTGGGACGTCCTGATCCAGCAGGCCACCCAGTGCCTCAACCGCCTCATCCAGATTGCTGCCCGCAAGAAGCGCAACTATATCCTAGATCAG ACAAATGTTTATGGGTCAGCCCAGAGACGAAAAATGAGACCATTTGAAGGCTTCCAGCGCAAAGCCATTGTAATTTGTCCCACTGATGAGGACCTAAAAGACCGGACAATAAAGCGAACCGACGAGGAAGGGAAGGATGTCCCAGATCACGCAGTCCTAGAAATGAAAG CCAACTTCACATTGCCAGACGTCGGGGACTTCCTGGACGAGGTGCTGTTCATTGAGCTGCAGCGGGAAGAAGCAGACAAGTTGGTGAGACAGTACAACGAGGAAGGTCGCAAGGCTGGGCCACCCCCTGAAAAGCGCTTTGACAACCGAGGCGGTGGTGGCTTCCGGGGCCGCGGGGGTGGTGGCGGCTTCCAGCGCTATGACAACAGAGGCCCACCAGGGGGGAACCGAGGAGGCTTCCAGAACCGAGGGGGCGGCAGCGGTGGAGGAGGCAACTACCGAGGAG GCTTCAACCGCAGCGGAGGTGGTGGCTACAACCAGAACCGCTGGGGTAACAACAGCCGGGATAACAACAACTCTAACAACCGAGGCAGCTACAACCGGGCTCCCCAGCAACAGCCGCCACCCCAGCAGCCGCCACCGCCGCAGCCACCACCCCAGCAGCCGCCACCACCACCCAGCTACAGCCCTGCTCGGAACCCACCGGGGGCCAGCAGCTACAACAAGAATAGCAACATCCCCGGCTCAAGCGCCAATACCAGCACCCCCACTGTCAGCAGCTACAGCCCTCCACAG CCGAGTTACAGCCAGCCACCCTACAACCAGGGAGGTTACAGCCAGGGCTACACAGCCCcgccacctccacctccaccaccacctgcCTACAACTATGGGAGCTATGGCGGCTACAACCCGGCTCCTTAcaccccgccgccgccccccaccgCACAGACCTACCCTCAGCCCAGCTATAACCAGTATCAGCAG TATGCCCAGCAGTGGAACCAGTACTATCAGAACCAGGGCCAGTGGCCACCATACTACGGGAACTACGACTACGGGAGCTACTCCGGGAACACACAGGGAGGCACAAGCACACAGTAG
- the HNRNPUL1 gene encoding heterogeneous nuclear ribonucleoprotein U-like protein 1 isoform X3 — translation MDNITRQNQFYESQVIKQENESGYERRPLEMEQQQAYRPVEVKTEMKQEPPASFLPPEASQLKPDRQQFQSRKRPYEENRGRGYFEHREDRRGRSPQPPAEEDEDDFDDTLVAIDTYNCDLHFKVARDRSSGYPLTIEGFAYLWSGARASYGVRRGRVCFEMKINEEISVKHLPSTEPDPHVVRIGWSLDSCSTQLGEEPFSYGYGGTGKKSTNSRFENYGDKFAENDVIGCFADFECGNDVELSFTKNGKWMGIAFRIQKEALGGQALYPHVLVKNCAVEFNFGQRAEPYCSVLPGFTFIQHLPLSERIRGTVGPKSKAECEILMMVGLPAAGKTTWAIKHAASNPSKKYNILGTNAIMDKMRVMGLRRQRNYAGRWDVLIQQATQCLNRLIQIAARKKRNYILDQTNVYGSAQRRKMRPFEGFQRKAIVICPTDEDLKDRTIKRTDEEGKDVPDHAVLEMKANFTLPDVGDFLDEVLFIELQREEADKLVRQYNEEGRKAGPPPEKRFDNRGGGGFRGRGGGGGFQRYDNRGPPGGNRGGFQNRGGGSGGGGNYRGGFNRSGGGGYNQNRWGNNSRDNNNSNNRGSYNRAPQQQPPPQQPPPPQPPPQQPPPPPSYSPARNPPGASSYNKNSNIPGSSANTSTPTVSSYSPPQPSYSQPPYNQGGYSQGYTAPPPPPPPPPAYNYGSYGGYNPAPYTPPPPPTAQTYPQPSYNQYQQYAQQWNQYYQNQGQWPPYYGNYDYGSYSGNTQGGTSTQ, via the exons ATGGACAATATTACCAGGCAAAACCAATTCTATGAGAGCCAGGTCATCAAGCAAGAGAACGAGTCTGGCTACGAGAGGAGACCGCTGGAAATGGAGCAGCAGCAGGCCTATCGCCCAG TAGAAGTGAAGACAGAGATGAAGCAAGAACCACCTGCCAGCTTCCTCCCGCCCGAAGCATCTCAACTCAAGCCAGACAGACAGCAATTCCAGAGTCGCAAGAGGCCTTATGAAGAAAACCGGGGACGGGGGTACTTCGAGCACCGAGAGGATAGGAG GGGCCGCTCTCCTCAACCTCCTGCTGAAGAGGATGAAGATGACTTTGACGACACTCTTGTTGCCATCGACACAT ATAACTGCGATCTCCACTTCAAGGTGGCCCGAGACCGGAGTAGTGGCTACCCTCTCACAATTGAGGGCTTTGCCTATCTGTGGTCAGGAGCCCGTGCCAGCTACGGAGTCAGAAGGGGCCGTGTGTGCTTCGAGATGAAG ATCAATGAGGAAATCTCCGTGAAGCACCTTCCTTCCACAGAGCCCGACCCGCACGTCGTCCGTATCGGCTGGTCCCTGGACTCCTGCAGCACGCAGCTGG GCGAAGAGCCTTTCTCCTACGGCTACGGAGGCACTGGGAAGAAGTCCACCAACAGCCGGTTTGAGAACTATGGAGACAAGTTTGCAGAGAATGACGTGATTGGCTGCTTTGCG GACTTTGAATGTGGAAATGATGTGGAACTCTCCTTCACCAAGAATGGGAAGTGGATGGGCATTGCCTTCCGAATCCAGAAGGAAGCCTTGGGGGGTCAAGCCCTCTACCCTCATGTCCTGGTGAAGAATTGTGCGGTGGAGTTCAACTTTGGGCAGCGGGCAGAGCCCTACTGTTCTGTCCTCCCAGGCTTCACTTTTATCCAGCACCTTCCCCTGAGTGAACGGATCCGGGGCACTGTCGGACCAAAGAGCAAGGCAGAGTGTGAG ATTCTGATGATGGTGGGCCTGCCCGCTGCCGGTAAGACCACATGGGCCATCAAACATGCAGCTTCCAACCCCTCCAAGAAGTACAACATTCTGGGTACCAATGCCATCATGGATAAAATGCGG GTGATGGGCCTACGCCGGCAGCGGAACTATGCCGGCCGCTGGGACGTCCTGATCCAGCAGGCCACCCAGTGCCTCAACCGCCTCATCCAGATTGCTGCCCGCAAGAAGCGCAACTATATCCTAGATCAG ACAAATGTTTATGGGTCAGCCCAGAGACGAAAAATGAGACCATTTGAAGGCTTCCAGCGCAAAGCCATTGTAATTTGTCCCACTGATGAGGACCTAAAAGACCGGACAATAAAGCGAACCGACGAGGAAGGGAAGGATGTCCCAGATCACGCAGTCCTAGAAATGAAAG CCAACTTCACATTGCCAGACGTCGGGGACTTCCTGGACGAGGTGCTGTTCATTGAGCTGCAGCGGGAAGAAGCAGACAAGTTGGTGAGACAGTACAACGAGGAAGGTCGCAAGGCTGGGCCACCCCCTGAAAAGCGCTTTGACAACCGAGGCGGTGGTGGCTTCCGGGGCCGCGGGGGTGGTGGCGGCTTCCAGCGCTATGACAACAGAGGCCCACCAGGGGGGAACCGAGGAGGCTTCCAGAACCGAGGGGGCGGCAGCGGTGGAGGAGGCAACTACCGAGGAG GCTTCAACCGCAGCGGAGGTGGTGGCTACAACCAGAACCGCTGGGGTAACAACAGCCGGGATAACAACAACTCTAACAACCGAGGCAGCTACAACCGGGCTCCCCAGCAACAGCCGCCACCCCAGCAGCCGCCACCGCCGCAGCCACCACCCCAGCAGCCGCCACCACCACCCAGCTACAGCCCTGCTCGGAACCCACCGGGGGCCAGCAGCTACAACAAGAATAGCAACATCCCCGGCTCAAGCGCCAATACCAGCACCCCCACTGTCAGCAGCTACAGCCCTCCACAG CCGAGTTACAGCCAGCCACCCTACAACCAGGGAGGTTACAGCCAGGGCTACACAGCCCcgccacctccacctccaccaccacctgcCTACAACTATGGGAGCTATGGCGGCTACAACCCGGCTCCTTAcaccccgccgccgccccccaccgCACAGACCTACCCTCAGCCCAGCTATAACCAGTATCAGCAG TATGCCCAGCAGTGGAACCAGTACTATCAGAACCAGGGCCAGTGGCCACCATACTACGGGAACTACGACTACGGGAGCTACTCCGGGAACACACAGGGAGGCACAAGCACACAGTAG
- the HNRNPUL1 gene encoding heterogeneous nuclear ribonucleoprotein U-like protein 1 isoform X4, with amino-acid sequence MDNITRQNQFYESQVIKQENESGYERRPLEMEQQQAYRPEVKTEMKQEPPASFLPPEASQLKPDRQQFQSRKRPYEENRGRGYFEHREDRRGRSPQPPAEEDEDDFDDTLVAIDTYNCDLHFKVARDRSSGYPLTIEGFAYLWSGARASYGVRRGRVCFEMKINEEISVKHLPSTEPDPHVVRIGWSLDSCSTQLGEEPFSYGYGGTGKKSTNSRFENYGDKFAENDVIGCFADFECGNDVELSFTKNGKWMGIAFRIQKEALGGQALYPHVLVKNCAVEFNFGQRAEPYCSVLPGFTFIQHLPLSERIRGTVGPKSKAECEILMMVGLPAAGKTTWAIKHAASNPSKKYNILGTNAIMDKMRVMGLRRQRNYAGRWDVLIQQATQCLNRLIQIAARKKRNYILDQTNVYGSAQRRKMRPFEGFQRKAIVICPTDEDLKDRTIKRTDEEGKDVPDHAVLEMKANFTLPDVGDFLDEVLFIELQREEADKLVRQYNEEGRKAGPPPEKRFDNRGGGGFRGRGGGGGFQRYDNRGPPGGNRGGFQNRGGGSGGGGNYRGGFNRSGGGGYNQNRWGNNSRDNNNSNNRGSYNRAPQQQPPPQQPPPPQPPPQQPPPPPSYSPARNPPGASSYNKNSNIPGSSANTSTPTVSSYSPPQPSYSQPPYNQGGYSQGYTAPPPPPPPPPAYNYGSYGGYNPAPYTPPPPPTAQTYPQPSYNQYQQYAQQWNQYYQNQGQWPPYYGNYDYGSYSGNTQGGTSTQ; translated from the exons ATGGACAATATTACCAGGCAAAACCAATTCTATGAGAGCCAGGTCATCAAGCAAGAGAACGAGTCTGGCTACGAGAGGAGACCGCTGGAAATGGAGCAGCAGCAGGCCTATCGCCCAG AAGTGAAGACAGAGATGAAGCAAGAACCACCTGCCAGCTTCCTCCCGCCCGAAGCATCTCAACTCAAGCCAGACAGACAGCAATTCCAGAGTCGCAAGAGGCCTTATGAAGAAAACCGGGGACGGGGGTACTTCGAGCACCGAGAGGATAGGAG GGGCCGCTCTCCTCAACCTCCTGCTGAAGAGGATGAAGATGACTTTGACGACACTCTTGTTGCCATCGACACAT ATAACTGCGATCTCCACTTCAAGGTGGCCCGAGACCGGAGTAGTGGCTACCCTCTCACAATTGAGGGCTTTGCCTATCTGTGGTCAGGAGCCCGTGCCAGCTACGGAGTCAGAAGGGGCCGTGTGTGCTTCGAGATGAAG ATCAATGAGGAAATCTCCGTGAAGCACCTTCCTTCCACAGAGCCCGACCCGCACGTCGTCCGTATCGGCTGGTCCCTGGACTCCTGCAGCACGCAGCTGG GCGAAGAGCCTTTCTCCTACGGCTACGGAGGCACTGGGAAGAAGTCCACCAACAGCCGGTTTGAGAACTATGGAGACAAGTTTGCAGAGAATGACGTGATTGGCTGCTTTGCG GACTTTGAATGTGGAAATGATGTGGAACTCTCCTTCACCAAGAATGGGAAGTGGATGGGCATTGCCTTCCGAATCCAGAAGGAAGCCTTGGGGGGTCAAGCCCTCTACCCTCATGTCCTGGTGAAGAATTGTGCGGTGGAGTTCAACTTTGGGCAGCGGGCAGAGCCCTACTGTTCTGTCCTCCCAGGCTTCACTTTTATCCAGCACCTTCCCCTGAGTGAACGGATCCGGGGCACTGTCGGACCAAAGAGCAAGGCAGAGTGTGAG ATTCTGATGATGGTGGGCCTGCCCGCTGCCGGTAAGACCACATGGGCCATCAAACATGCAGCTTCCAACCCCTCCAAGAAGTACAACATTCTGGGTACCAATGCCATCATGGATAAAATGCGG GTGATGGGCCTACGCCGGCAGCGGAACTATGCCGGCCGCTGGGACGTCCTGATCCAGCAGGCCACCCAGTGCCTCAACCGCCTCATCCAGATTGCTGCCCGCAAGAAGCGCAACTATATCCTAGATCAG ACAAATGTTTATGGGTCAGCCCAGAGACGAAAAATGAGACCATTTGAAGGCTTCCAGCGCAAAGCCATTGTAATTTGTCCCACTGATGAGGACCTAAAAGACCGGACAATAAAGCGAACCGACGAGGAAGGGAAGGATGTCCCAGATCACGCAGTCCTAGAAATGAAAG CCAACTTCACATTGCCAGACGTCGGGGACTTCCTGGACGAGGTGCTGTTCATTGAGCTGCAGCGGGAAGAAGCAGACAAGTTGGTGAGACAGTACAACGAGGAAGGTCGCAAGGCTGGGCCACCCCCTGAAAAGCGCTTTGACAACCGAGGCGGTGGTGGCTTCCGGGGCCGCGGGGGTGGTGGCGGCTTCCAGCGCTATGACAACAGAGGCCCACCAGGGGGGAACCGAGGAGGCTTCCAGAACCGAGGGGGCGGCAGCGGTGGAGGAGGCAACTACCGAGGAG GCTTCAACCGCAGCGGAGGTGGTGGCTACAACCAGAACCGCTGGGGTAACAACAGCCGGGATAACAACAACTCTAACAACCGAGGCAGCTACAACCGGGCTCCCCAGCAACAGCCGCCACCCCAGCAGCCGCCACCGCCGCAGCCACCACCCCAGCAGCCGCCACCACCACCCAGCTACAGCCCTGCTCGGAACCCACCGGGGGCCAGCAGCTACAACAAGAATAGCAACATCCCCGGCTCAAGCGCCAATACCAGCACCCCCACTGTCAGCAGCTACAGCCCTCCACAG CCGAGTTACAGCCAGCCACCCTACAACCAGGGAGGTTACAGCCAGGGCTACACAGCCCcgccacctccacctccaccaccacctgcCTACAACTATGGGAGCTATGGCGGCTACAACCCGGCTCCTTAcaccccgccgccgccccccaccgCACAGACCTACCCTCAGCCCAGCTATAACCAGTATCAGCAG TATGCCCAGCAGTGGAACCAGTACTATCAGAACCAGGGCCAGTGGCCACCATACTACGGGAACTACGACTACGGGAGCTACTCCGGGAACACACAGGGAGGCACAAGCACACAGTAG